From Podospora bellae-mahoneyi strain CBS 112042 chromosome 3, whole genome shotgun sequence, the proteins below share one genomic window:
- a CDS encoding hypothetical protein (EggNog:ENOG503NWSG; COG:O), with protein MLEKDETLGTLCTLIADVSKVPEAERVQKNGGDGKVYYIMEGDIKVTPGSADMGYVFYLQGKRYDNIEVKCEYA; from the exons atgttggagaaggatgagACGCTGGGTACGCTGTGCACGCTCATTGCTGATGTTTCAAAGGTGcccgaggcggagagggtgcAGAAGAATGGGGGGGACGGGAAGGTGTACTATATCATGGAGGGTGACATCAAGGTTACTC CTGGTTCCGCCGATATGGGGTATGTCTTCTATCTTCAGGGCAAGCGCTACGACAACATTGAGGTCAAGTGCGAATACGCCTga